In Hevea brasiliensis isolate MT/VB/25A 57/8 chromosome 13, ASM3005281v1, whole genome shotgun sequence, a single genomic region encodes these proteins:
- the LOC110665701 gene encoding uncharacterized protein LOC110665701 has protein sequence MQLVSNDSHKEDISESEPILCQSTILHHSEESSSSCEIISIARDCDDLEGVQIDETYHLVNPDQPQCRICLDTAGEDLIAPCHCKGTQKYVHRSCLDNWRSTKEGFAFAHCTECRALFVLRANVPPDRWWLRLKFQFLVARDHAFIFVVVQLIVALLGMLVYKFYGEELREMFGYEEHPYGFYTMAVLAIVLVGLLYGFFIAIICGQRINERHYHVLAKQELTREYVVEDREASKNVPELDASHVTELRMLGLY, from the exons ATGCAATTAGTATCAAATGATagtcacaaggaagatatttcaGAAAGTGAGCCCATCTTATGCCAGTCTACCATTTTGCATCATTCTGAAGAATCATCATCTTCATGTGAAATTATATCTATAGCACGGGATTGCGATGATTTAGAAGGTGTTCAAATCGATGAAACTTACCATCTAGTTAATCCAGATCAACCTCAATGCCGTATTTGCCTTGATACTGCAG GAGAAGACCTAATTGCACCATGCCATTGCAAAGGCACTCAAAAGTATGTTCATAGGTCATGCCTTGATAACTGGAGGTCAACCAAG GAGGGCTTTGCTTTTGCTCACTGTACAGAGTGCAGGGCATTGTTTGTATTACGTGCCAATGTCCCACCTGACCGCTGGTGGTTGAGATTGAAATTTCAGTTCCTTGTTGCGAGGGACCATGCATTCATTTTTGTAGTTGTTCAGCTG ATTGTTGCACTCTTGGGGATGCTTGTCTACAAGTTCTATGGGGAGGAGCTCAGAGAAATGTTTGGCTATGAAGAACATCCTTACGGGTTTTATACAATGGCTG TTTTAGCTATTGTTTTGGTGGGTTTGCTCTATGGTTTCTTCATTGCCATTATATGTGGACAAAGGATCAATGAACGCCATTACCATGTCCTTGCCAAACAAGAACTAACAAGG GAATATGTGGTAGAAGACCGAGAAGCTAGCAAAAATGTACCTGAACTTGATGCCAGCCATGTTACAGAGCTAAGAATGTTGGGCCTTTATTAA
- the LOC110665702 gene encoding uncharacterized protein LOC110665702 isoform X1, protein MALSLSSKTKTYLTTFMARSIPRFLALRAHSNTPSHPNHTDISDDSSSTDSLLRKLEDAIHQIIVRRAAPDWLPFLPGSSYWVPPPRSTAGSLGIAHLVEKPANPLTDEESLPMITLRGWPSSDYFIKAFPFPLRSVIGAPPHSMEVNMTSKKAAEAEATSNNASKSEDDEG, encoded by the exons ATGGCACTTTCCCTCTCATCCAAAACCAAAACCTACCTAACCACCTTTATGGCGAGATCAATCCCCCGCTTCTTAGCCCTGCGCGCCCATTCTAATACTCCTTCCCACCCCAACCACACCGACATCTCAGATGACTCCTCCTCCACCGACTCTTTGCTACGGAAACTCGAGGATGCCATCCACCAGATCATCGTGCGCCGCGCTGCACCTGATTGGCTCCCTTTCCTCCCTGGTTCCTCCTATTGGGTCCCACCTCCTAGATCCACCGCCGGATCCCTAGGGATTGCTCACTTAGTTGAGAAGCCTGCCAATCCCTTGACCGATGAGGAGTCCCTCCCCATGATCACCCTCAGAGGTTGGCCTTCCTCCGATTATTTTATTAAAG cttttCCTTTCCCCCTCCGATCTGTTATAGGTGCACCTCCACATTCAATGGAGGTGAATATGACTTCAAAAAAAGCAGCAGAGGCGGAGGCAACTTCCAATAATGCATCTAAATCTGAAGATGACGAAGGATGA
- the LOC110665702 gene encoding uncharacterized protein LOC110665702 isoform X2 translates to MALSLSSKTKTYLTTFMARSIPRFLALRAHSNTPSHPNHTDISDDSSSTDSLLRKLEDAIHQIIVRRAAPDWLPFLPGSSYWVPPPRSTAGSLGIAHLVEKPANPLTDEESLPMITLRGWPSSDYFIKGAPPHSMEVNMTSKKAAEAEATSNNASKSEDDEG, encoded by the exons ATGGCACTTTCCCTCTCATCCAAAACCAAAACCTACCTAACCACCTTTATGGCGAGATCAATCCCCCGCTTCTTAGCCCTGCGCGCCCATTCTAATACTCCTTCCCACCCCAACCACACCGACATCTCAGATGACTCCTCCTCCACCGACTCTTTGCTACGGAAACTCGAGGATGCCATCCACCAGATCATCGTGCGCCGCGCTGCACCTGATTGGCTCCCTTTCCTCCCTGGTTCCTCCTATTGGGTCCCACCTCCTAGATCCACCGCCGGATCCCTAGGGATTGCTCACTTAGTTGAGAAGCCTGCCAATCCCTTGACCGATGAGGAGTCCCTCCCCATGATCACCCTCAGAGGTTGGCCTTCCTCCGATTATTTTATTAAAG GTGCACCTCCACATTCAATGGAGGTGAATATGACTTCAAAAAAAGCAGCAGAGGCGGAGGCAACTTCCAATAATGCATCTAAATCTGAAGATGACGAAGGATGA